The Vulpes vulpes isolate BD-2025 chromosome 8, VulVul3, whole genome shotgun sequence genome has a window encoding:
- the QPCT gene encoding glutaminyl-peptide cyclotransferase, which produces MDTVHLLLLLAALPLAARGVRRRGSVDWVQEKNYHEPAILNSSSLRQVAEGTNISEMWENDLRPLLIERYPGSPGSYAARQHIMQRIQRLQADWVLEVDTFLSQTPYGYRSFSNIISTLNPTAKRHLVLACHYDSKYFHPWDNRVFVGATDSAVPCAMLLELARALDKQLLSLEKIPDSKPDLSLQLIFFDGEEALLHWSLHDSLYGSRHLAPKMASTPHPPGAKDTNQLHGMDLLVLLDLIGAPNPTFPNFFPKSARWFNRLEAIEQELHKLGLLKDHSLERCYFQNHSYGGVIQDDHIPFLRRGVPVLHLIPSPFPEVWHTMDDNEENLDETTIDNLNKILQAFVLEYLHL; this is translated from the exons aattATCATGAACCAGCCATTTTGAATTCATCGTCTCTTCGACAAGTTGCAGAAGGCActaatatttctgaaatgtgGGAAAACGACTTACGACCGTTGCTTATAGAGCGATACCCGGGATCTCCTGGAAGCTATGCTGCTCGCCAG CACATCATGCAGAGAATTCAGAGACTTCAAGCCGACTGGGTCTTGGAAGTAGACACCTTCTTGAGTCAGACACCCTATGGATACCGGTCTTTCTCAAATATCATCAGCACCCTCAATCCCACTGCTAAACGACACTTGGTCCTTGCCTGTCACTACGACTCCAAGTATTTTCACCCTTGGGACAACAGGGTGTTTGTGGGAGCCACTGATTCAGCCGTGCCATGTGCAATGTTGTTGGAACTTGCCCGTGCCTTAGACAAGCAACTCCTTTCCTTGGAG AAAATTCCAGACTCCAAGCCAGATCTCTCACTCCAGCTAATTTTCTTTGATGGGGAAGAGGCTCTTCTTCATTGGTCTCTTCATGATTCTCTGTATGGATCTCGGCACTTAGCTCCCAAGATGGCATCAACCCCACACCCACCTGGAGCGAAAGACACCAACCAACTGCACGGCATG gATTTATTGGTCTTGTTGGATTTAATTGGAGCACCCAACCCAacatttcccaatttttttccaaaatctgcCAGATGGTTTAATAGACTTGAAGCGATTG AACAAGAACTCCACAAATTAGGTTTACTCAAGGATCACTCTTTGGAGAGGTGCTATTTCCAGAATCATAGTTATGGAGGGGTGATTCAGGATGACcatattccatttttaagaagag GTGTTCCAGTTTTACATCTGATCCCATCTCCTTTCCCTGAAGTCTGGCACACTATGGATGACAATGAAGAAAATTTGGACGAAACAACCATTGACAATCTAAACAAAATCCTACAAGCCTTTGTGTTAGAGTATCTTCATTTGTAA